In Embleya scabrispora, the DNA window CGGCACCGGCCGAATGCCTCCGGTCGATGCGGGCCGGGTGGTCCGGTAGCCGCCCCACGCGTGCCACTTCCGGAATTCAACATCATTGCGGTCAAAACGTGCTCAAGCACCACACGTGACACGCCATCTCGTCCCCAGTGTCATCCGAAAAGATCACCGCACGGATAACACCCCGGTATCGGGGGCAGTAAACCCGCCATGTTGGGGCTGCCGAACACCATCCACGCGCTTCTCTTCGACCTCGACGGGGTCCTCACCCAAACCGCCAAGGTGCACGGCGTCGCCTGGAAGGAGACCTTCGACCGCTTCCTGCGCGAACGCGACGGCGCCGGCTTCACTCCGTTCGATCCCAGACGTGACTACGACACGTTCGTGGACGGCAAGCCGCGCCTGGACGGCACCCGCTCCTTCCTGGAGTCGCGCGGCATCGAACTGCCCCTGGGCGACGAGGGCGACCCGCCGGGGAGCGCCACCGTGTACGGCCTCAGCAACGCCAAGAACGACCTGGTCTTGCGGCTGATCCACGACGGGGGCGTGGAGGTCTATCCCGGCTCCGTGCGCTACGTGCACGCCGCTCGGGCGGCGAAGCTGCCGTGTGCCGTGGTGTCCTCCAGCGCCAACTGCGAGGACGTGCTGCGCGCCGCGGACATCTTCCACCTGTTCGACGCCATCGTCGACGGCCTGGTGGCCAAGCGCGACCACCTCGAGGGCAAACCCGCGCCCGACACCTTCCTCGCCGGGGCGAAGGCGCTGGGCGTGGCCCCCGCGCACGCGGCCGTGTTCGAGGACGCGCTGGCCGGCGTCGCGGCGGGCCGGGCAGGTGACTTCGGTCACGTGGTCGGCGTGGACCGGGTCGGACAGGCCGAGGAACTGCGCAGGCACGGCGCGGACGTGGTGGTATCGGATCTCGACGAACTCCTCGACCACCCGAGCGGCGACACCGCCGACGTCACCGGCAGCGACACCGGTGGCGACCGAAGCGGTGACCCGGCGACCGGGCGGCCCTCGGCGGAAGGCACGGCATGAGCACCCCACACCCCTACACCGTCGAGCCGTGGGGCATCACCGAACAGACCCTGGACCCGGACCACCTGCCCCAGTCGGAGTCGGTGTTCGCGCTCTCCAACGGCCACATCGGACTGCGCGCCAACCTCGACGAGGGCGAACCGCACGGCCTGCCCGGCACCTACCTCAACGGCGTCTTCGAACTGCGCCCGCTGCCCTACGCGGAGGCCGGATACGGCTACCCCGAGTCCGGCCAGAGCGTCATCAACGTCACCAACGGCAAGATCATCCGGCTCCTGGTCGACGACGAGCCGTTCGACCTGCGCTACGGGCAGACCCAGGACCACGAGCGCTCGATCGACTTCCGCGAGGGGGTGCTGCACCGCCGCGCGTTGTGGACCTCGCCCGCCGGCCGCACCGTCCGGGTCACCTCCAGGCGGCTGGTCTCGCTCACCCAACGCTCGATCGCCGCGATCGAGTACGAGATCGAACCGATAGACGGCCCCGCCCGAATCGTGCTCCAGTCGGAACTGGTCACCAACGAGGAACTGCCGCTGCCGAACGCCGATCCGCGCGCCGCCGCCGTCCTGGAGGCGCCGCTGCGCGCCGAAGAGCACACGCACAACGGCGGCAAGGCGATCCTGGTGCACCGCACCGAGCACAGCGGACTGCGCGTCGCGGCCGGCATGGACCACGAGATCGACGGTCCCGAGGGCATGTACATGGAGACCGAGAGCGCCCCCGACCTGGCCCGGTTCAGCGTGACCACGGTGCTCGACCGGGGCGCCAAGCTGCGGATCGTCAAGTACATCGCCTACGGCTGGTCCTCCACCCGCTCGCTGCCCGCGCTGCGCGACCAGGTGGCCGCCGCGCTGACCGCCGCCCGCTACACCGGGTGGGCCGGTCTGGTCGCCGAACAGCGGGGCTACCTCAAGGAGTTCTGGGACAACTCCGACATCGAGGTCGAGGGCGACGTCGAACTGCAACAGGCGGTGCGCTTCGCGATGTTCCACGTGCTCCAGGCGGGCGCGCGGGCCGAGGAGCGGGCCATCCCGGCGAAGGGGCTGACCGGGCCGGGCTACGACGGGCACTGCTTCTGGGACACCGAGGTGTTCGTCCTGCCGGTGCTCACGTACGGGCTCCCGCACGCGGTCGCCCAGGCGCTGCGCTGGCGGCACTCGACGCTGCCGCTGGCCCGCGAACGCGCCGCCCAACTGGGCCTGCGCGGCGCGCTGTTCCCGTGGCGGACGATCCGCGGCGAGGAGTGCTCGGGCTACTGGCCCGCGGGCACCGCCGCGTTCCACATCGGCGCGGACATCGCGGTCGCCGTCGCGCGCTACGTCCGGGCCACCGGTGACCGGGACTTCGAGCGCGACTTCGGCTTGGAGATCCTGGTCGAGACCGCGCGGATGTGGCGCTCGCTGGGCCACCACGACGCGGCGGGCCTGTTCCGGATCAACGGGGTCACCGGCCCGGACGAGTACAGCGCGCTCGCCGACAACAACGTCTACACCAACCTCATGGCGCAGTCGAACCTGCTCGCCGCCGCCGACGCGGTGGGACGGCACCCGCACGAGGCCCGCGCCCTGGAGGTGAACACCGAGGAGGCGGCGAGTTGGCGCGACGCGGCGAGCGCGATGTACATCCCCTATGACGAGGACCTGGGGGTGCACCCGCAGGCCGACGGCTTCACCAAGCACCGGATCTGGGACTTCGAGAACACCCCGCCGGACCACTACCCGCTGATGCTGCACTACCCGTACTTCGACATCTACCGCAAACAGGTCGTCAAGCAGGCCGACCTGGTGTTGGCCATGCAGGTGCGCGGGGACGCGTTCACCGACGAGCAGAAGCGGCGCAACTTCGACTACTACGAGGCGCTGACCGTACGCGACTCGTCCCTGTCGGCCTGCACCCAGGCGGTCATGGCGGCCGAGGTCGGCCATCTCGAACTGGCCCTGGACTACACCGCCGAAGCGGCCCTGATGGACCTGCACGACCTGGCCAAGAACACCAAGGACGGCCTGCACATGGCCTCCCTGGCGGGCACCTGCGTGGCGCTGGTCGCGGGCTTCGGCGGGCTGCGCGACCACGGCGAGCGCATGTCCTTCAAGCCGCGCCTGCCGGTCGGGCTGACCGCGCTGCGCTTCTCGTTGTCGGTGCGCGGTGCGCGGCTGCGGGTGGAGACCACCCACGAGCGCACCACATACACGCTGCGCGAGGGCGCCGAGATCCCGTTCCTGCACCACGGCGAGGAGCACACGCTGGTCCCCGGCAAGCCGCTGACGCTCGACATCCCGGAGCTCACCCGGGACACCCCGCCGGGACAGCCCGCGGGCCGGGTCCCGGTGCGCCGCCAGGGCGTCCCGGACGCCCACCCCACCGGGCCCAGCCCGGGCTGATCGCGGCGGGTGTCCCTGGCCTTGACGTCCGCGTCAAGGTCTACCGTTTCGAACATGCGCATCGGAGAACTGGCTGAGCGCGCGGGGACCAGCACGCGGGCCCTGCGCTACTACGAGCAACGCGGCCTGCTGTCGGCCCGTCGGACCAGCAGCGGCTATCGCGACTACGACGAGGACGACGCCCGACAGGTGCGCGAGATCCGCGCGCTCCTGGACATCGGTTTCGACCTGGAGGAGACCCGGCCGTTCGTGGAGTGCCTGCGCGCCGGGCACGACGCGGGCGACGAGTGCCCGGCGTCGCTGGCGGTATACCGCCGCAAACTGGCCGAACTCGACGCGTGCATCGACCGCATGCAGGCCATCCGGGCACACCTGGCCGGCCAACTCGAACAGACCGAGCGGGCGCACGCCGGCGGCGGCTCCGCCGAGCGGGCGCCCGGGCCGGCCACGCCCGCGGTCGCCGCCGCCGCGACGCTGCCCGAACCGCCGGAACCCCGCTGCACGCTGACCTCCGGGCCGCCCGCCGCGCCCACCGCGTCCACCAAGGAGTCCCGATGAGTGCTCACGTCCCCGACGTCCGGGACGCCGATTTCGACGCCGCCGTGCTGCGTGCCGACCGGCCGACCCTGGTCGAGTTCACCGCCGACTGGTGCCCGCCGTGCCGCCAGATGGTGCCGGTGCTCGAACAGATCGCGATCGAGCGGCCGGACCTGGGCGTGGTCAAGCTCGACGTCGACCGCAACCCGGCCACCGCGGCCCGCTACGGCGTGTTGTCCATGCCGACGTTCCTGCTCTTTCGCGACGGGGAGCCGGTGAAGCAGTTCGTCGGGGCCCGCCCCAAGCGCTGGATCCTGGCCGAACTCGCCGACGTGATCGACGCCGGGCCCGCCCGCGCCCGGTAGATTCCGAGGATGGCCGGCGCCCCCAGGATCACCTTCACCACCGACTACGGTCTTGCCGACGGTTTCGTGGCCGCGTGCCACGGAGTGATCGCCGGCATCGCGCCGGCGGTACCGGTGGTGGATGTGACCCACCAGGTGCCGCCCGGCGACATCCGGCGCGGCGCGCTGGTGTTGGCCCAGACGGTGCCGTGGTTCCCGGCGGGCAGCGTGCACGTCGCGGTGGTCGACCCCGGTGTGGGCACCACCCGACGGGCGATCGTGCTGCGGGCGGGCGGGCACCTGCTGGTCGGGCCGGACAACGGGCTGCTGATCTGGGCCGCGCGCGAACTCGGCGGGCCGACGGAGATCCGCGAGATCGCCAATCCGGCACTCACCCTGGCCCGGGTCTCGCGGACCTTCCACGGCCGGGACGTGTTCGCGCCCGTCGCCGCCCACCTCGCGGCGGGCACCCCGTTCGCCGAGGTCGGGCCGGCCGTGACCGACCCGGCCGCACCGGCCGAGCCCGTGCCGGGCGAGGTGCTGACCGTGGACCACTTCGGCAACGTGCAACTCGCGCACTCGACGGCCGATTTCGCCGGCGCCGACACGCTGCGGATCGAGGTCGGCGGGCGCGTGCTGACGGCCCCCCTGCGCGGCACCTTCGGCGAGGTGGCCGCGGGGGAACTCGTCGCGTACGCGGACTCCGCCGGCTTCCTGGCGATCTCGGTCAACCGGGGCGACGCGGCCGGCCTGCTCGGGGTCCGCGCCGGTGACCGCATCGACGTCCGTCCCGGGTGAGGACCGCCTACTTCAGGGTGGGCTGCTGGTTCTCGAACCAGACCTGGTCCAGCGCCGCCTTGCAGCTCTCCCCGGCGGCACAGGTGAGCGCGACGTCGTTCGAACCCTCGTTGAGCTGCACCATGTTCCAGGTGCCGGTGACGGTGTTCGTGCCGTAGTTCTTGAGCTTGGCCTTGTTGGTCGTGTCCTTGCCGTTGACCAGGATCGACAGGTTCTGCTGCTCGGAGGTCGTGTTGAGGAACTTCACCGCCAGGTAGTAGGTGCCCTTCTTCGGCACCTCCACCTTCCACGTGATCGTCGCCCCCGGGGCGGA includes these proteins:
- a CDS encoding HAD family hydrolase — encoded protein: MLGLPNTIHALLFDLDGVLTQTAKVHGVAWKETFDRFLRERDGAGFTPFDPRRDYDTFVDGKPRLDGTRSFLESRGIELPLGDEGDPPGSATVYGLSNAKNDLVLRLIHDGGVEVYPGSVRYVHAARAAKLPCAVVSSSANCEDVLRAADIFHLFDAIVDGLVAKRDHLEGKPAPDTFLAGAKALGVAPAHAAVFEDALAGVAAGRAGDFGHVVGVDRVGQAEELRRHGADVVVSDLDELLDHPSGDTADVTGSDTGGDRSGDPATGRPSAEGTA
- a CDS encoding glycoside hydrolase family 65 protein, with translation MSTPHPYTVEPWGITEQTLDPDHLPQSESVFALSNGHIGLRANLDEGEPHGLPGTYLNGVFELRPLPYAEAGYGYPESGQSVINVTNGKIIRLLVDDEPFDLRYGQTQDHERSIDFREGVLHRRALWTSPAGRTVRVTSRRLVSLTQRSIAAIEYEIEPIDGPARIVLQSELVTNEELPLPNADPRAAAVLEAPLRAEEHTHNGGKAILVHRTEHSGLRVAAGMDHEIDGPEGMYMETESAPDLARFSVTTVLDRGAKLRIVKYIAYGWSSTRSLPALRDQVAAALTAARYTGWAGLVAEQRGYLKEFWDNSDIEVEGDVELQQAVRFAMFHVLQAGARAEERAIPAKGLTGPGYDGHCFWDTEVFVLPVLTYGLPHAVAQALRWRHSTLPLARERAAQLGLRGALFPWRTIRGEECSGYWPAGTAAFHIGADIAVAVARYVRATGDRDFERDFGLEILVETARMWRSLGHHDAAGLFRINGVTGPDEYSALADNNVYTNLMAQSNLLAAADAVGRHPHEARALEVNTEEAASWRDAASAMYIPYDEDLGVHPQADGFTKHRIWDFENTPPDHYPLMLHYPYFDIYRKQVVKQADLVLAMQVRGDAFTDEQKRRNFDYYEALTVRDSSLSACTQAVMAAEVGHLELALDYTAEAALMDLHDLAKNTKDGLHMASLAGTCVALVAGFGGLRDHGERMSFKPRLPVGLTALRFSLSVRGARLRVETTHERTTYTLREGAEIPFLHHGEEHTLVPGKPLTLDIPELTRDTPPGQPAGRVPVRRQGVPDAHPTGPSPG
- a CDS encoding MerR family transcriptional regulator gives rise to the protein MRIGELAERAGTSTRALRYYEQRGLLSARRTSSGYRDYDEDDARQVREIRALLDIGFDLEETRPFVECLRAGHDAGDECPASLAVYRRKLAELDACIDRMQAIRAHLAGQLEQTERAHAGGGSAERAPGPATPAVAAAATLPEPPEPRCTLTSGPPAAPTASTKESR
- a CDS encoding thioredoxin family protein; the protein is MSAHVPDVRDADFDAAVLRADRPTLVEFTADWCPPCRQMVPVLEQIAIERPDLGVVKLDVDRNPATAARYGVLSMPTFLLFRDGEPVKQFVGARPKRWILAELADVIDAGPARAR
- a CDS encoding SAM hydrolase/SAM-dependent halogenase family protein, whose product is MAGAPRITFTTDYGLADGFVAACHGVIAGIAPAVPVVDVTHQVPPGDIRRGALVLAQTVPWFPAGSVHVAVVDPGVGTTRRAIVLRAGGHLLVGPDNGLLIWAARELGGPTEIREIANPALTLARVSRTFHGRDVFAPVAAHLAAGTPFAEVGPAVTDPAAPAEPVPGEVLTVDHFGNVQLAHSTADFAGADTLRIEVGGRVLTAPLRGTFGEVAAGELVAYADSAGFLAISVNRGDAAGLLGVRAGDRIDVRPG